CACTGCGGGTCGCTGCCCAGCACGTAGTTCTCGGCGAGGGTGGCGGCGAGCAGGCCGCCGTTCTGCGGGTTGGCGCCCGCCAGAGAGAACATGCTCTTGCCCTTGCTGCGGATCACGCCGCAGGTCTTGAGCAGTTCGGGCATGGTCTTCGGGAGGCTGACGCCGAGCTGCCCCAGCAGGTCCACGTTGTAGACGGCGGCGATGGGCGTCATGCCCAGCGGCACGGCGGCGAGCTGGTTGTTCTTCCAGTACAGGCCCCGGGAGGCGGTGGGGATCACCGTCTTGGCCCAGGGGCGCTTGCTCAGGTCGGCCACATAGCCCGCGTCCAGAAAGGGCAGCACGGAAACCAGCCCGCCCGAGCCCGCCGTGACGTAGAAGAGGTCCGGCGCGTTCCCGCCCTGAAGCTGGGTGCGCAGCACCTGCGGGTACCCGGTGCCGATGGGGAAGAACTCGGTCCTCACCTTGACGTTCGGGTACTTCTTCATAAAGGCGTCGACCAGCGCCTGCATGCTGGGGTTGCCCTGTTCGCTCGCCTGGGCGATCAGGCGCAGCTCGCCGCTCTGGGCGAGGGCGGGCGAGGAGAGCAGGGCCGTCAGGGAAAGCAGGGCGAGGGTGCGTTTCATGTCAGTACCTCCAAGGCAGGGGGCGGAAGACGAGGGAAACCCCGGCGTGACAGCTTCCGGAGACGGCGGGAGGTGAATGGGTCACCCCACGAAGTTGCCGCTGTTTGATGTTTGATCAAACATAACCGATATTCTGATTTTTGGCAAGCCGGGAGGAGGGGGGCGGGTGGGCAAGTGATCGCGTCCCACGGGGAGGAGAAGTGGGAAACATCGTTGGGTAGGACCCCAGATACAGCCCTCACGCACCTCTCCTGCTGGCGAAGAGACGCTTCTCTGGGCGGGTAATTACAGGCCGTGAGCCCGCCGACGGGCGGGAACGATGGATGATGGACGCTCACTCCCGATGCATCGGCGCATTTACCTCAAACAAGACCCCTTTGGGACAGGGGAGTCGAGTGCGGCCTCCTTCCCAGCCTCTAGTGCTCGTTCTAAAAAGATATGTGATCAAACCCTTTGCTAGACTGCACCTATGTTCCCCCGCACCGTTAAAACGGCCCTCGTGAACATGCTGCGCGACGAGATTGTGCGCGGCACCTTCGAGCCGGGCGAGCGGTTGCGGCTGGAGGACCTCGCCCAGCGGTTCGAGGTGAGCACCATGCCCATCCGCGAGGCGCTGAGCACCCTGGAATCCGAGGGGCTGGTGACCATCCAGCCGCACCGGGGGGCACAGGTCACCCGCTTTACCGCCGACGAGATCCGCGAGCTGTACGAGATGCGGGCCGCGTTGGAGGAACTGGCGACGGTCAAGGCGGTGCCGAACCTCACGGAGGAGGACTTCGCCCGGCTGGACGCCCTTGTGGCGGAGATGGAGCACCCGCAGGGGCAGTTCGACATGGCGCGGTTCTCGCAGAACAACATGGAGTTCCACCGGATCATCTACGACCGCGCCCACCGTCCCCACCTGGCGGCCCAGATCCGCGACCTGCGTTACCGGGTGCAGCACTACCTGCACAAGCACCTGGAAAGCACCAACTACAGCCTGTCGGGCAACGCCGAGCACCAGCGCCTCCTCGACCTGATGCGCGCCGGGAAGGCCGGGGAGGCCGGGAAGGAGATGCACCACCACATCCTGAGCACCGGGCTCAAGATCGCCGACATCATGGACATGGAAGAGGCGGCGCGTCCCGCCAGCAAGGGGCGGACGCGCCGGGCGTCAGGGTGAATGCTGTTAGAGGGTGACCTGCCCCGTCCAGCGGAGGTCCTGAAGCGAACGCCCCACATTCAGGGTCCACGTGCCCGGCGGCATGACCCACCCTCCCTCGGCCTCCGACCAGCGGCGGAAAGCCCGGGCGGGGACGGTCAGGTGGACCGTCCGCGTTTCCCCGGCGGGGACGACAGGTGCGGCGAAAGCCGCCAGCTCGGGGTGGGCCGGAACCCCCCCGAATTCCGGCTGCTCCAGGTACACCTGCACGACCTCCTTGCCCGCCCGGCCCGAGGTGTTGGTGACCTGCACGGCGACCCGAATGTTCCCGTCCGGCTGCGGCTCCACACCCACCCCGCCGTACTCGAACTCCGCGTACCCCAGCCCGTGCCCGAGGGCGAAGGCGGGGGCGACGCCGCGCGCGGCGAAGGCGCGGTAGCCGATCAAGACGCCCTCCTCGTAGCGCAGGTCGCCGCTGGTGTCCGGGGTGAGATCGAAGGCGGGGTAGTCCTCCTCCCGCCGGGCGAAGGTGACGGGCAGGCGCCCCCCCGGCTCCCGCAGGCCCGTGAGAACCTCGGCCAGGGCGGCGCCGAACCCCTGGCCCGGGAACCAGACCTGGAGCACGGCGGCAGCCTCAGTGGCCCATTCCGTATCTACCGCGTGCGCCGCGTTGACCACCACGACTGTCCGCGGGTTGACCGCGCAGACGCGGCGGATCAGGTCGAGCTGGGCCCCGGGCAGCCGGGTCGTGGTGCGGTCGCGGCTCTCCACGCCCGAGTCGGCGGTCTCGCCCACGACCAGCACGACCTGCTCGGCGCGGGCCGCCAGGGCCTCGGCGCGGGCGAGCAGGTCCGGCACCTCCGGCGGCTGGGCCCCGTACCACAGCCCCTGGGCGCGGGCGGGTGCGAAGGTCATCACGTATTCCAGATGCACGTCCTCGCCCGCCGTGAGCTCCAGGTCGAGGTGATCCGACTCGCCCCGCAGCAGGTGCCCCATCACGTCCCCCGACACAACCGGGGAGGGACGGCGGCCCCGCTCCACCCCGTTCACGAGGAAGGTCACGTCGCCCGTCCCGCCGTAGAACAGGCGGTAGACACCGCTGCGCTCGGGCCGCAAGCGGGTGCGGGCCCGCACGGTGCCGGGCCGCCCGGTACTCAGGCCCCCCGGCATGTCGCCGAACCAGACCAGGGTGGACGTTCGCCGCACCTCCTGAAAACTGGGCGCGCTGCCGGGACCCGGGGCATACTCCACCGTCAGGCCACGGTCACCACTGTCCGCCGTGATGGGCAGGGCGGACAGTGGCGGCAGGCGGTACTCGGGCAGGACACCCACCTCGTGGGTCACCTCGCCGAACTGCCGCCGCAGCGCTTCCAGGGGGGTGAGCACGTCCTCCGCAAGGGCAATGCGGGCGAAGGTCGCGCCCTGGTAGCAGGGGACGGAGGCGTTCGGGCCGATCACCGCGAGGGGCCGATCTGCACTGAGGGGAAGGACCGCCCCCTCGTTCTTCAGCAGCACGAAGCCTGCGGCGGCGGCCTCCGTCAGCACGGCCTGGGGGTCGCCTTCCGTCCCCTGCGGCGAGCGGTCCACCTGCCCGGCCCAGGCCGCTACTCGCCGCGCCGCCTCCACGACCCGTTCCTCCGGCACCTGTCCCTGCGCCACGAAGTCCGCCGCCTGAGGCCCCATCTGGCGCGGCGGGCCGGGCATCTCCAGGTCCAGGCCCGCGTTCAGGCTGCGGGCGCCGTCCTGCACCCCGAACCAGTCGGACATCAGCACACCGTTCCAGCCGAAGTCCCGGCGGAGGATGGACATGACGTGCGCCTGCTCACTACAGGTGACCCCGTTGCAACGGTTGTAGGCCATCATCATCGCCCACACGCCCGCCTCCGCCGCCAGTTCGAAGGGCTTCAGGTACACCTCGCGCAGGGTGCGCTCGTCCATCACCGAGTTCATGGAGTGCCGCTGCGTCTCGGAGTCGTTGCCGACAACGTGCTTGGCGACGGCGGAAACCCCGCGGGCTTGCATGCCGGAAATCCAGGCCGCGCCGATGGTGCCCGTCAGGAAGGGGTCTTCCGAGTACGTCTCGAAGGCGCGTCCGGCGAGCGGGCTGCGCGGCAGGTTCAGGTTCGGGCCGAGAATCGCCTGCACCCCGCGGCGGTGACACTCGCCCGCCACGACCTCGCCGACCCGGCGGGCCAGGTCCACGTCCCACGACGCGGCCAGCGCCGTGCCGCAGGGCATCACCAGCGACACGTCCCGCTCGTCAATGTGGGGGCTGGCGACCCCCATCGGGCCGTCGACCATCCGCACGGGGGAGATGCCGCGCTCAGGCCGGGCGGCGGTCGACCACAGGTCCGCCCCGGCAGTGAAGGGGGCCGCCTCCTCCAGCGTCCACGGGGCGGGGGTGACGGGCGGCTCGGCGGTCATGCGGGCACCCCGCTGCGGAGGGCGGCGGTCGCCCGCGCGAAGTGCAGGACCTGCCCGGCGAGCGTGGCGAG
The sequence above is a segment of the Deinococcus aerius genome. Coding sequences within it:
- a CDS encoding ABC transporter substrate-binding protein → MKRTLALLSLTALLSSPALAQSGELRLIAQASEQGNPSMQALVDAFMKKYPNVKVRTEFFPIGTGYPQVLRTQLQGGNAPDLFYVTAGSGGLVSVLPFLDAGYVADLSKRPWAKTVIPTASRGLYWKNNQLAAVPLGMTPIAAVYNVDLLGQLGVSLPKTMPELLKTCGVIRSKGKSMFSLAGANPQNGGLLAATLAENYVLGSDPQWNAKRTAGKVTFAGTPSWKKALQALLDMKNAGCFIPGVEGADLPQAAPAMASGQALAFVIPTGAISALKSINPKLNLGAFVLPGPTAASTVLAVSPTDAIAVSKNSKNLPAALAFADFIATGGGSELYTKVTGDISTRQAATGQNLPPELSGIATALRNKSRIAPLIQIEWSNPQVYTTLGEGVQGLLTGQLTVDALLARLDAAWNRK
- a CDS encoding GntR family transcriptional regulator; the protein is MFPRTVKTALVNMLRDEIVRGTFEPGERLRLEDLAQRFEVSTMPIREALSTLESEGLVTIQPHRGAQVTRFTADEIRELYEMRAALEELATVKAVPNLTEEDFARLDALVAEMEHPQGQFDMARFSQNNMEFHRIIYDRAHRPHLAAQIRDLRYRVQHYLHKHLESTNYSLSGNAEHQRLLDLMRAGKAGEAGKEMHHHILSTGLKIADIMDMEEAARPASKGRTRRASG
- a CDS encoding beta-glucosidase — translated: MTAEPPVTPAPWTLEEAAPFTAGADLWSTAARPERGISPVRMVDGPMGVASPHIDERDVSLVMPCGTALAASWDVDLARRVGEVVAGECHRRGVQAILGPNLNLPRSPLAGRAFETYSEDPFLTGTIGAAWISGMQARGVSAVAKHVVGNDSETQRHSMNSVMDERTLREVYLKPFELAAEAGVWAMMMAYNRCNGVTCSEQAHVMSILRRDFGWNGVLMSDWFGVQDGARSLNAGLDLEMPGPPRQMGPQAADFVAQGQVPEERVVEAARRVAAWAGQVDRSPQGTEGDPQAVLTEAAAAGFVLLKNEGAVLPLSADRPLAVIGPNASVPCYQGATFARIALAEDVLTPLEALRRQFGEVTHEVGVLPEYRLPPLSALPITADSGDRGLTVEYAPGPGSAPSFQEVRRTSTLVWFGDMPGGLSTGRPGTVRARTRLRPERSGVYRLFYGGTGDVTFLVNGVERGRRPSPVVSGDVMGHLLRGESDHLDLELTAGEDVHLEYVMTFAPARAQGLWYGAQPPEVPDLLARAEALAARAEQVVLVVGETADSGVESRDRTTTRLPGAQLDLIRRVCAVNPRTVVVVNAAHAVDTEWATEAAAVLQVWFPGQGFGAALAEVLTGLREPGGRLPVTFARREEDYPAFDLTPDTSGDLRYEEGVLIGYRAFAARGVAPAFALGHGLGYAEFEYGGVGVEPQPDGNIRVAVQVTNTSGRAGKEVVQVYLEQPEFGGVPAHPELAAFAAPVVPAGETRTVHLTVPARAFRRWSEAEGGWVMPPGTWTLNVGRSLQDLRWTGQVTL